The Streptomyces sp. NBC_01298 genome contains the following window.
TCACCAACCAGGTCCCGATCTGCCGTTGCTCCTACGGGCCGTACGCCCGGGCCATGGTCCGGATCTGCAAGGAGGAGTCCTTCCACCAGCGCCAGGGGTACGAGCTGCTCCTCGCCCTCTCCCGGGGCACCGAGGCCCAGCACGCGATGGCCCAGGACGCCGTGGACCGCTGGTGGTGGCCCTCCCTGATGATGTTCGGCCCGCCGGACGGGGAGTCCGCGCACTCCGCGCAGTCGATGGCCTGGCGGATCAAGCGCCACACCAATGACGACCTGCGCCAGCGCTTCGTGGACATCGCCGTCCCGCAGGCCGAGTCACTGGGGCTGACCCTGCCCGACCCGGACCTGAAGTGGAACGAGGAGCGCGGGCACCACGACTTCGGAGCCATCGACTGGACGGAGTTCTGGGAGGTCCTCAAGGGCAACGGCCCGTGCAACGAGGAGCGGATAGGACAGCGCCGCACGGCGCACGAGGAAGGCGCCTGGGTGCGCGACGCGGCCGCGGCGTATGCGGAGAAGCAGGCGGCGGCCACGGCCGCCGCGGCGACCATCGGAAGCGAGGCTCGGGTATGACGCAGAACTGGCCCCTGTGGGAGGTGTTCGTCCGCTCGCGGCGCGGCCTCTCGCACACGCACGCGGGCAGCCTGCACGCCCCCGACGCGGAGATGGCCCTGCGCAACGCCCGCGATCTCTACACCCGGCGCGGCGAGGGCATCTCCATCTGGGTGGTGCCCTCCACGGAGATCACCGCCTCCTCCCCGGACGAGCGGGACCCGTTCTTCGCCCCGTCCGCCGACAAGCCGTACCGGCACCCCACCTTCTACGAGATCCCCGAGGGGGTGCAGCACCTGTGACGAGCACCGACACGAGCACCGAGACGAGCACCGCATCGGGGACGGCCGCCGTGACGGCGGCCCTGGCCCTCGGCGACGACGCGCTGATCCTTTCGCACCGCCTCGCCGAGTGGGCCGGCCACGCGCCCGTCCTGGAGGAGGAGGTCGCCCTGGCCAACATCGCCCTCGACCTCCTCGGCCAGGCCCGCGTCCTGCTGTCGACGGCCGGAGACGAGGACGAGCTGGCCTACCTCCGCGAGGAGCGGTCCTTCCGCAACCTCCAGCTGGTCGAGCAGCCGAACGGCGACTTCGCCCACACCATCGCGCGCCAGCTCTACTTCTCGCTCTACCAGCACGAGCTCTACGGGGAACTCGCGCACGGCGACGGCCCGTTCGCGCCGCTCGCCGCCAAGGCGGTCAAGGAGACCGCCTACCACCGCGACCACGCCGAGCAGTGGACGCTGCGGCTCGGCGACGGCACCGAGGAGAGCCGGCGCCGGATGCGCGCCGGCCTGGACGGGCTGTGGAAGTACACCGGGGAGATGTTCCGGCCGGTGGACGGGCTCGACGAGCTCGACTGGGCCGCCCTGGAAGGCCGTTGGCTGGCCGCGCTGGGCGGCGTACTGGAGCGGGCCGGACTGGAGCTGCCCCAGGGCGCGCGGCACGGCGCCTGGGCCGCCGGAGCCGGCCGGCAGGGACTGCACACCGAGCCCTTCGGCCGACTGCTCGCGGAGATGCAGCACCTGCACCGCAGCCACCCGGGGGCATCGTGGTGACCAGCACCGAGCGGACCCGGCTGGAGGTGGAGCTGGCCGCGCTGGCCGGCTCCGTCCCCGACCCGGAACTGCCCGTGCTCACCCTCGAGGAGCTCGGCGTGATGCGCGGGGTGCGGATGCACGAGGACGGCCACGTGGAGGTCACCCTGACCCCCACCTACACCGGCTGCCCGGCCATCGAGGCCATGTCCGCCGACATCGAGCGGGTCCTGATCGACCACGGCATAGCGGAGGTCCGGGTCCGGACCGTGCTGGCCCCCGCCTGGTCCACCGACGACATCAGCGCCGAAGGCCGCCGCAAACTCGCGGAGTTCGGCATCGCCCCGCCGCGGCCGCACGCCGCCGGCGGACCGGTCCCGCTCACCCTGTCCGTCCGCTGCCCGAACTGCGGATCGACCGACACCGAGCTGCTCAGCCGGTTCTCCTCCACCGCATGCAAGGCGCTGCGCCGCTGCACCGCCTGCCGCGAACCGTTCGACCACTTCAAGGAGCTGTAGATGGCCGTGTCACCGCCGTCAGCCACACCGGTGTCCGCGAACCCGGTGCGCCCCGCGCGCCACGGCGCGTTCCACACCTTGACGGTGACGGCGGTCGACCGGCTCACCGAGGACTCCGTGGCCCTGACCCTGGCCGTCCCGCCGGAGCTGCGCGCCGAGTACCGGCACTCCCCGGGCCAGCACCTCACCCTGCGCCGGGGCGGGGCGGGGGGCTCCGAGGTGCGGCGCACCTACTCGATCTGCTCCCAGGCCCCGGCCGCGGACGGGCCCGGTCCCACCGCACTGCGGGTCGGGGTGCGGCTGGTGGAGGGCGGGGAGTTCTCCTCCTACGCCCACAAGGAGATCGCCGCCGGGGACGTCCTGGACGTGATGGTCCCGGCCGGCCGGTTCGTCCTGGACCCCGCGGCGGCGCCGCCCGCCGCGCACTACGCCGCGATCGTCGGCGGCAGCGGCATCACCCCGGTGCTGTCGATCGCCGCCACCCTCCTCGCCGCCCGCCCCGACGCACGGTTCTGCCTGGTGCGCAGCGACCGCAGCGCGGCCTCGACGATGTTCCTGGAGGAGGTCGCCGACCTCAAGGACCGCTATCCCGACCGGTTCCAGCTCGTCACCGTGCTGTCCCGGGAGGAGCAGGAGGCCGGGCTGCCCTCCGGACGGCTCGGCGAGGAGCGGCTGACGGAGCTGCTGCCCGCCCTGCTGCCGGTCGCCGAGGTGACGGGCTGGTTCCTGTGCGGCCCGTACGGCCTGGTGACGGGAGCGGAGCAGGCGCTGGCCGCGCTCGGCGTGGTCCGTACCCGGGTCCACGAGGAGGTCTTCCACGTCGAGGACACCGCCCCGCCCGCCCGCACCGCTTCGGCCGAGGTCACCAGCGGCCGGGTCACGGCGCGGCTCGACGGCCGCTCGGGCACCTGGCCGGTGCGCGACGGCGAATCCCTGCTCGACGCGGTGCTGCGGGCCCGCGCGGACGCCCCGTACGCCTGCAAGGGCGGCGTGTGCGGCACCTGCCGGGCCTTCCTCGTGACCGGCGAGGTGCGCATGGAGCGCAACTTCGCGCTCGAGGAGCAGGAGACGGAGGCCGGGTTCGTGCTGGCCTGCCAGTCGCACCCGGTGTCGGAGGACGTGGAGATCGACTTCGACCGCTGAGCCGGCTGCCTGCCGTCCCCCTGTCAAATTTCCAGAACGTGTTCTATCTTGACGCACCGTCAGACAGAGCGCGATCCGGGCACGCGGGAGGACAGGCAGTGGACTTCACCTTCACCGAGGAGCAGCAGGCCGCCGTCGAGGCGGCCAAGGCCGTGTTCGCGGACGTGGCCCCCGACGGCGTACCCAGCCCCGCGCTCACCCCGAGGGCGGTGGCCGAGGAGTTCGATCGCGAGCTGTGGGCCAAGCTCGCGGACTCCGACCTGCTGAGCCTGGTCCTCACCGAGGAGCACGGCGGCTCCGGCCTCGACGCCATCGCCCTGTGCCTGGTCCTGCGCGAGGCGGCGAGGGTGCTGGCCCGGGTGCCGCTGCTGGAGCACTGCGCCACCGCCATGACCGTCCAGGCCCACGGCAGCCCCGAGCTGGCCGGCGCCCTGCTGCCCGGCGCCGGGAGCGGCGGCCTCGTCCTCACCGTCGCCGCGCACGGCCGCAGCGGCCACGACCCGGCCGAACTGGCCGTCACCGCACGGCGGGAACGACAAGACGCCGACACCTGGCTCCTTGAGGGCGTGCAGACGACCGTCGCCTGGGCGCACAGCGCCGACTGGATCGCCGTCCCGGCCCACACCGGGGAGGGCGAGGCGGTCCTCGCGTTCGTCCCCCGGGGCGCCGGGGGCCTGTCCCTCGCGGAGCAGTACTCCACCAGCGGGGAGCGGCTCGCCGAGCTCACCCTCGACGGCGTGCGGGTCCCGGCCTCGCACCTGATCGAAGCGCCCGGCGCCTGGGACCACCTGCGCCAGCTCCTGGCCACCGGGACCTGCGCGCTCGCGCTGGGCCTCGGCGAGAACGTGCTCACCATGACCAGTCAGTACACGAGCAAGCGCGAGCAGTTCGGCTTCCCGGTGGCCAGTTTCCAGGCCGTGGCCGTCCAGGCCGCCGACCGCTACATCGACCTGCGCGCCATGGAGGTCACGCTCTGGCAGGCCGCCTGGCGGCTCGACGCCGCCACGGGCGGAGCGGGCGGACCGCTGCCCAGCGCCGGTGACGTGGCCGTGGCCAAGATCTGGGCCTCCGAGGGCGTACGCCGCGTCGTGCAGACCGCACAGCACCTGCACGGCGGCTTCGGCGCCGACACCGACTACCCGCTGCACCGCTACCACGCCTGGGCCAAGCAGCTGGAGCTCCAGCTCGGCCCGGCCGCGGCCCACGAGGAGGCACTGGGCGACCTGCTGGCCGCCCACCCGCTCGCCTAGCCCGTCACGGGGCCGCCGTCTCAGACGACGAAGCCCGGGGTGCCCGCGTCGGTGACGACCGGGCGGCCCGCGGCCTCCCAGTCCTGCATGCCGCCGGCCACGTTCACGGCGTCGATGTCCTGGCCCCGCAGGTACTGGGCCACCTGGGCGGAGCGCCCGCCGACCCGGCACATCACGTAGACCGGGCGCTCGTCCTCGATCTTCTCGGTCAGCTCACCGATGCGCGCCACGAACTCGCTCATCGGGATGTGCAGTGCGCCCTCGGCATGGCCGGCCGCCCATTCGTCGTTCTCGCGAACGTCGAGGACAAAGGCTTCGGAGGGCAGCGCGGAGGCGGCCACCGAGGGAAGCGGTCCGGAGTTCATGTCTGTCGCCTTCTCTCGTCACGGATAGCTGAGCCAACCTATCCGACCCGGCCTGCCGACCCGTCCGCGACGGCTTCACCCTCGGCCGGGGCCCAACCGACGCCCAGCCGACGCCCAGCCGGGGCCTCACTCGGCGGCGAGGGCCGCCAGCTCCGCCTCGCGCTTCTCGACGTCGCCGAGCAGCTGCTCGGCGATCTCCTCCAGCAGCCGGTCCGGGTCCTCCGGAGCCATCCGCAGCATCGACCCGATGGCGCTCTCCTCCAGGTCCCGGGCCACCACCGACAGCAGCTCCTTGCGGCGCGAGAGCCATTCCAGGCGCTCGTACAGCTCCTCGCTCTCGCTCAGCCGCTGTTCGGCGGGCGCCGGGCCCTCCGCCCACTCCTGCGCCAGCTCGCGCAGCACCTGCTCCTCGCCGCGTCCGTAGGCCGCGTTGACCCGCGCGATGAACTCGTCGCGCCGCTCGCGCTCGGCCTCGTCCTGGGCCAGGTCGGGATGCGCCTTGCGGACCAGCTCGCGGTACAGGCGGCGCACCTCCTCCGAGGGGCGCACCCGCTCCGGCGGCCGCACGGCGCGGTCCGTGAGCATCGCGGAGGCGTCGTCGGACATCCCGTCCGCGTCCAGCCAGTCGTGGAACAGCTCGTCCACCCCGGGCATCGGCATCACCAGCGAGCGGGCCTCGCGCGCACGGCGCAGGTCCTCCGCGTCACCGGTCCTCGCCGCCTTCGCCTCGGCGATCAGGGCGTCCAGCTCGTCGAGCCGCGAGTACATCGGTCCGAGCTTCTGGTGGTGCAGGCGGGAGAAGTTCTCCACCTCCACCCGGAAGGTCTCCACCGCGATCTCGAACTCGATCAGCGCCTGCTCGGCGGCCCGCACGGCGCGCTCCAGGCGCGCCTCGGGCCGCTCGTCGGCAGCGGGGCCGGGGCCGGAGCCGGGCTCGGACTCTTCGGGAACAGTCTGCTCGCTCACCCGGCCAGCCTAAGGCCCTCGGGCCCGGGTGTTTCACGTGAAACATCGACCGGTTTCACGTGAAACATCCCGCGCGCGGGCTCGGCCGCCGGCCGCTCAGACCCCGGACTCCGCCGCGATCCGCCCGGACCGCACCGCCTCCACCAGCACCGCGTGGTCGGCCTCGCTCCGGTCGGCGTAGGCCACGGCGAAGCCCGCGACGGCCTCGTCCAGCTCGTCGCTCTTGCCGCAGTACCCGGCCAGCAGCCGCGGATCCGCGCTGTGCGCGTGCGCCCGCGCCAGCAGGGCTCCGGTCATCCGCCCGTAGTCGTCGAACTGCTCGGCGGCCAGCGCCGCCGGGTCCACGCTGCCCTTGCGGTTGCGGAACTGGCGGACCTGGAAGGGCCGCCCCTCCACCGTCGTCCAGCCCAGCAGGATGTCGGAGACCACCTGCATCCGCTTCTGCCCCGCCACCACCCGGTGGCCCTCGTGCTCCTCCGGCGGGGAGACGAAGCCGAGCCCGGGCAGGTGCGGCAGCAGCGCGGAGGGCCTGGCCTCCTTCACCTGGAGGACCAGCGCCTCACCCCGGTGGTCCAGCAGCAGCACCACGTACGAGCGGGTGCCGACGCTGCCCGTGCCCACCACCCGGAAGGCCACGTCGTGGATCGCGTACCGGGCCAGCAGCGGCAGCCGGTCGCCCTGGAGGGTTTCCAGGTACGGGCCCAGCGCGGCCGCCACGGCCGCCGCTTCCCCGTCCCCGACCCGGCGCAGCACGGGCAGCGCGTCCACGAAGGCCCGGCCCCCGTCGGGCGTCGGCTCGGTGGACTTGGCCGCGAACCGGGCGGAGGTGTTGTTGCGGGCCTTCTCCGAGACCCGTTCCAGCGTGCCCAGCAGGTCACGGGCGTCGGTGTGCGAGACCAGTTCCTCGTCCGCGATGGCGTTCCACGCGTCGAGGGCCGGCAGTTTGGCCAGCAGGCGCATCGTGCGCCGGTAGGCACCCGCCGCGTCGTGCGCGGCCGCCCGGCAGGTGTCCTCGTCCGCACCGGCCACCCGGCCGGCCAGGACCAGCGAGGTGGCCAGCCGCTTGAGGTCCCACTCCCACGGGCCGAAGACGGTCTCGTCGAAGTCGTTGAGGTCGATGACCAGCCGGCCGCGCGCGTCCCCGTACAGGCCGAAGTTGGCCGCGTGGGCGTCTCCGCAGATCTGCGCGCCGATCCCGGTCACGGGACCGCCGGAGAGGTCGTGCGCCATCAGCCCGGCCGAGCCGCGCAGGAACGCGAAGGGGTTGGCGGCCATCCGGCCGGTCCGTATCGGCGCGAGTTCGGCGACCCGCCCGACGTTGGACTCCTCCACCGCACGCACCGCGTCCGGACGGTCGGCCGGGGCCTCGAAGAGCGCGTGCGCCGACCGGGGCACCCGCACGCGCAGCGCCCTGCCCGCCGCCCGGGGAGACACGGAGGGGGAAACGGCGGGAGATCCGGCCCGCGGAGCGAACCCCTCGACCGCCGGGATCCGTACCTTCGACTCCGGTCCCACGCCATGCTCCTGCGCTACCGCCGTCATGCGCCCCGCCCCCTGATCGCCATCGGATTTCGGCCCGACCGTACCTACAGCCCGGCGTCCCTGGCCAGCAGGGCCGCCTGTACGCGGTTCTCGCATTCCAGTTTCGCCAGGATCCGGCTGACGTACGTCTTCACCGTGGCCTCGCTCATGTGCAGCCGGCGCCCCGCGTCCGCGTTCGACAACCCCTCCCCGAGCAGCGCCAGTACCCCGCGCTCGCGCTCGCTCAGTTCGGCCACCCGGCGCCGCGCCTCCTCCTCGCGTCCGGCCGTCCGGCCGGACGCGATCTGGTCCACCACGTGCCGGGTCGCCGCCGGGGACAGGTAGGCGTCCCCCGCCGCGGCCGCCCGTACGGCGCCGATGAGTTCGCCGGGCGCCGAGTCCTTCAGCAGGAACCCCGCGCCGCCGCCGCTCAGCGCCCGCAGCACGTTCTCCTTCTCCCCGAAGGTGGTCAGGATCAGCGCCCGCACCTCGGGCACCGCCCGCCCGAGCTCGGCCAGTGCCGTCAGCCCGTCCATCACCGGCATCTGGATGTCCAGCAGCACCACGTCCGGGCCGTGGGCCCGCGCCAGTTCCACCGCATCCCGGCCGTTCGCCGCCTCGGCGACGACCTCGATGTCCGCCGCCGAGGTCAGGATCATCCTGATCCCGGCCCGGATCAGCGGTTCGTCATCAGCGATCACCACGCGGATCACCTTGGCTGTCACCCCTGCTCCTACTGCTTGGCCTGGTACGCCTGCTTGTCGACGAGCTTGCCGTCCTTGAAGCAGAACCGGAAAACGCTGTCGCTCCCCAGATCGGTGTCGTCGTCCGCCAGGAAGACCAGGCAGGCCGCGCCCTGCGGACGCGGCGGCCCCTTCCGGTCGAGCCCCTCGGTCAGGATGCTGTCCCCGCTGGGCAGCTGCGAACGTACCGCCTCCTCCGGGTCTCCCACGTGGATGGCGTCGTACTCGGCCTTGCCGAGCATCGCGTCGCCCACCGAGCCCACCAGCAGCGCCACCGCGGCCCCGATCACGATCAGCAGCACCACGACGGCCGCGACCGCGATCCCGCAGCCCAGGGTCACGCCCCCGGCCCGGCCGCTCCCGCTGAGCAGCTTCCGGTCGATCGCGTCCCAGTCCACCGGCCCGCCGCCCACGCCGGCGCCCGTACCCAGGGACCTGGCCTGCAGCTGCTGTCCGAAGTCGTCGGCGACCCCGTCCGCGCCCGCCTCCTCGGCCCCGGCCGGCTCGGTCCCGTACGGGAGCACCCCGGCCACCCGGAACCCGCCGCCCTCCACGGTCCCCGCGTAGACCATGCCGCCGACCAGCCGGGCCCGTTCGCGCAGCCCGGTCAGCCCCTGCCCGCCGGACACCACCTCGCCGGCGCCCGGACCGGCCGCCGCGCCGTTGGCGATCTCCACCACCAGGGAGTCGTCCTCGTAGCGCAGTTCCACCGTGATGGGCGCGCCCGGCGCGTGCTTGTAGGCGTTGGTCAGCGCCTCCTGCGCGATCCGGTACGCCGCGTGGTCACACGCCGCGACCAGCGGCCTGGGCTGCCCGGCGGTGGTGAGCCGTACGTCGGTCCCCGCACTCCGCGCCGATTCCACGATCCCGGCGATGCCCGCCACCCCGCGCGCGGCGGGCTGCGCCTCCTCGACCGGCAGCGGCGCCTCCACCCCGTCCCGCAGGATGCCGACGACCTCGCGCAGCTCGTGCATGGCGGCGACCGAGGCCTGGCGCAGGACGCCCACCGCCTCGCGCTGCCGGTCGGTCAGGACCGGATCGACCTCCAGCGCACCGGTGTGCACCGAGATCAGGGCGAGCTGGTGGCCGAGACTGTCGTGCATGTCCTGGGCGATGCGCTGGCGTTCGCGCAGCCGGGCCTGGCCCGCGACCATCGCCCGCTCGCGCAGCAGCTGGGCGTTGCGCTCCTGGAGGGCGCGCAGCAGCGTATGGCGCTGGGACCAGTAGCGGCTGGCCAGACCGGGCATGACCACCATGGCCAGGAACATCAGGGCGCTGAAGACGATGACCAGCACCGCACGGCCCTGCGACCACTCCTTGACCACATTGAGGGCGATGGCCAGGGCGAAGGCCGCGGTGAAGGCGCCGAGCGCCCGGCCGACGCCGACGATGCGCCGCCCGGCCGACCAGCCGAGCGGGATCGCCACCAGGAAGGCCCCCGGCAGGTAGACGCCCACCGCCGAGCCGGCCACGAGCGTGAACACCGGCAGCCGCCGCCGCAGCAGGGTCAGCACCACCACGGTCACGGCACTGGCCAGCATCCGCGCCGCGGAGCCCTTGTCCAGCTCCTCGACCCCGAGCCCGAGCAGCGCGAGCACCCCGGCCAGCGCCAGGTCCCCCGCCAGCATCCGCCGGGTCCAGGGCTCGGGCCCCTTCACCCAGTCCCATCCCGCACGCGCCCTCGCCGTCACATCCACCCGGCCGACCCTAGACACCGGACCACCACCCGGCTGCCCTCTTTGGTCGCGTCCCCCCGCTACGAAAGTCTCCCGGCGCAGCGCGGACCACCGTGATCAAGAGTTGTCAATTAATTGCCAACCCTTGTCATGTTTGATCGTCAATGGTTAAGTAGGCGCAGTTGAACGACCTGACGCCCTTGCCAGAGAGACGGCCGGGCGACCAGATCCCATGGGGGGAACCATGAAGAAGCACCTCGCGAAGATGACCGCTCTCGCCGGACTGATCACAGCGCTGGCGCTGGCCGCCGTCACCGTCGGGCAGCCGGGCCCGGACCAGGCGACCTCACAGGCCCGTGGCGAGAACTCGACCACGGTCGTCCCCTACGAGATCGAGTGGCCGTAACCCCACGGCCGGACAGGCCGAAGTCAAGGGTGTGACAATGTCAAGACCTAATTGACATTTTGCTGCCATCGACTACAAACTGCCTGTCATGTCCAATGGAGTCGACCAGATCCTTCAGCAGCCCTTGTTCGGACGTCGACTCCGAGCACTACGCCTTGCCCAGGGCTTCTCGCAGGTGCAGCTGGCCGGAACGGAGATCTCTCCGGCATACCTCTCTCGACTGGAATCGGGCGCCCGCCCTCCCACCGAGCGAGTGGTGGCCTACCTCTGCGAGAAGCTCAAGGTGTCGTCT
Protein-coding sequences here:
- a CDS encoding 2Fe-2S iron-sulfur cluster-binding protein encodes the protein MAVSPPSATPVSANPVRPARHGAFHTLTVTAVDRLTEDSVALTLAVPPELRAEYRHSPGQHLTLRRGGAGGSEVRRTYSICSQAPAADGPGPTALRVGVRLVEGGEFSSYAHKEIAAGDVLDVMVPAGRFVLDPAAAPPAAHYAAIVGGSGITPVLSIAATLLAARPDARFCLVRSDRSAASTMFLEEVADLKDRYPDRFQLVTVLSREEQEAGLPSGRLGEERLTELLPALLPVAEVTGWFLCGPYGLVTGAEQALAALGVVRTRVHEEVFHVEDTAPPARTASAEVTSGRVTARLDGRSGTWPVRDGESLLDAVLRARADAPYACKGGVCGTCRAFLVTGEVRMERNFALEEQETEAGFVLACQSHPVSEDVEIDFDR
- the paaB gene encoding 1,2-phenylacetyl-CoA epoxidase subunit PaaB; this encodes MTQNWPLWEVFVRSRRGLSHTHAGSLHAPDAEMALRNARDLYTRRGEGISIWVVPSTEITASSPDERDPFFAPSADKPYRHPTFYEIPEGVQHL
- a CDS encoding response regulator transcription factor, yielding MTAKVIRVVIADDEPLIRAGIRMILTSAADIEVVAEAANGRDAVELARAHGPDVVLLDIQMPVMDGLTALAELGRAVPEVRALILTTFGEKENVLRALSGGGAGFLLKDSAPGELIGAVRAAAAGDAYLSPAATRHVVDQIASGRTAGREEEARRRVAELSERERGVLALLGEGLSNADAGRRLHMSEATVKTYVSRILAKLECENRVQAALLARDAGL
- the paaA gene encoding 1,2-phenylacetyl-CoA epoxidase subunit PaaA, whose translation is MVAVTPAATSGTGGRDAQQGALRDAGIGVTADLGAQLAAAFDAAVAADERVEPRDWMPDEYRASLVRQMAQHAHSEIIGMQPEANWITRAPSLRRKAILMAKVQDEAGHGLYLYSAAETLGTSRDELLDKLHAGKQKYSSIFNYPTLTWADVGAIGWLVDGAAITNQVPICRCSYGPYARAMVRICKEESFHQRQGYELLLALSRGTEAQHAMAQDAVDRWWWPSLMMFGPPDGESAHSAQSMAWRIKRHTNDDLRQRFVDIAVPQAESLGLTLPDPDLKWNEERGHHDFGAIDWTEFWEVLKGNGPCNEERIGQRRTAHEEGAWVRDAAAAYAEKQAAATAAAATIGSEARV
- a CDS encoding rhodanese-like domain-containing protein — protein: MNSGPLPSVAASALPSEAFVLDVRENDEWAAGHAEGALHIPMSEFVARIGELTEKIEDERPVYVMCRVGGRSAQVAQYLRGQDIDAVNVAGGMQDWEAAGRPVVTDAGTPGFVV
- a CDS encoding sensor histidine kinase, translating into MLAGDLALAGVLALLGLGVEELDKGSAARMLASAVTVVVLTLLRRRLPVFTLVAGSAVGVYLPGAFLVAIPLGWSAGRRIVGVGRALGAFTAAFALAIALNVVKEWSQGRAVLVIVFSALMFLAMVVMPGLASRYWSQRHTLLRALQERNAQLLRERAMVAGQARLRERQRIAQDMHDSLGHQLALISVHTGALEVDPVLTDRQREAVGVLRQASVAAMHELREVVGILRDGVEAPLPVEEAQPAARGVAGIAGIVESARSAGTDVRLTTAGQPRPLVAACDHAAYRIAQEALTNAYKHAPGAPITVELRYEDDSLVVEIANGAAAGPGAGEVVSGGQGLTGLRERARLVGGMVYAGTVEGGGFRVAGVLPYGTEPAGAEEAGADGVADDFGQQLQARSLGTGAGVGGGPVDWDAIDRKLLSGSGRAGGVTLGCGIAVAAVVVLLIVIGAAVALLVGSVGDAMLGKAEYDAIHVGDPEEAVRSQLPSGDSILTEGLDRKGPPRPQGAACLVFLADDDTDLGSDSVFRFCFKDGKLVDKQAYQAKQ
- a CDS encoding J domain-containing protein; the protein is MSEQTVPEESEPGSGPGPAADERPEARLERAVRAAEQALIEFEIAVETFRVEVENFSRLHHQKLGPMYSRLDELDALIAEAKAARTGDAEDLRRAREARSLVMPMPGVDELFHDWLDADGMSDDASAMLTDRAVRPPERVRPSEEVRRLYRELVRKAHPDLAQDEAERERRDEFIARVNAAYGRGEEQVLRELAQEWAEGPAPAEQRLSESEELYERLEWLSRRKELLSVVARDLEESAIGSMLRMAPEDPDRLLEEIAEQLLGDVEKREAELAALAAE
- the paaD gene encoding 1,2-phenylacetyl-CoA epoxidase subunit PaaD, whose protein sequence is MVTSTERTRLEVELAALAGSVPDPELPVLTLEELGVMRGVRMHEDGHVEVTLTPTYTGCPAIEAMSADIERVLIDHGIAEVRVRTVLAPAWSTDDISAEGRRKLAEFGIAPPRPHAAGGPVPLTLSVRCPNCGSTDTELLSRFSSTACKALRRCTACREPFDHFKEL
- a CDS encoding DUF2252 domain-containing protein, yielding MTAVAQEHGVGPESKVRIPAVEGFAPRAGSPAVSPSVSPRAAGRALRVRVPRSAHALFEAPADRPDAVRAVEESNVGRVAELAPIRTGRMAANPFAFLRGSAGLMAHDLSGGPVTGIGAQICGDAHAANFGLYGDARGRLVIDLNDFDETVFGPWEWDLKRLATSLVLAGRVAGADEDTCRAAAHDAAGAYRRTMRLLAKLPALDAWNAIADEELVSHTDARDLLGTLERVSEKARNNTSARFAAKSTEPTPDGGRAFVDALPVLRRVGDGEAAAVAAALGPYLETLQGDRLPLLARYAIHDVAFRVVGTGSVGTRSYVVLLLDHRGEALVLQVKEARPSALLPHLPGLGFVSPPEEHEGHRVVAGQKRMQVVSDILLGWTTVEGRPFQVRQFRNRKGSVDPAALAAEQFDDYGRMTGALLARAHAHSADPRLLAGYCGKSDELDEAVAGFAVAYADRSEADHAVLVEAVRSGRIAAESGV
- a CDS encoding acyl-CoA dehydrogenase family protein produces the protein MDFTFTEEQQAAVEAAKAVFADVAPDGVPSPALTPRAVAEEFDRELWAKLADSDLLSLVLTEEHGGSGLDAIALCLVLREAARVLARVPLLEHCATAMTVQAHGSPELAGALLPGAGSGGLVLTVAAHGRSGHDPAELAVTARRERQDADTWLLEGVQTTVAWAHSADWIAVPAHTGEGEAVLAFVPRGAGGLSLAEQYSTSGERLAELTLDGVRVPASHLIEAPGAWDHLRQLLATGTCALALGLGENVLTMTSQYTSKREQFGFPVASFQAVAVQAADRYIDLRAMEVTLWQAAWRLDAATGGAGGPLPSAGDVAVAKIWASEGVRRVVQTAQHLHGGFGADTDYPLHRYHAWAKQLELQLGPAAAHEEALGDLLAAHPLA
- the paaC gene encoding 1,2-phenylacetyl-CoA epoxidase subunit PaaC; protein product: MTSTDTSTETSTASGTAAVTAALALGDDALILSHRLAEWAGHAPVLEEEVALANIALDLLGQARVLLSTAGDEDELAYLREERSFRNLQLVEQPNGDFAHTIARQLYFSLYQHELYGELAHGDGPFAPLAAKAVKETAYHRDHAEQWTLRLGDGTEESRRRMRAGLDGLWKYTGEMFRPVDGLDELDWAALEGRWLAALGGVLERAGLELPQGARHGAWAAGAGRQGLHTEPFGRLLAEMQHLHRSHPGASW